One Oryza brachyantha chromosome 3, ObraRS2, whole genome shotgun sequence DNA segment encodes these proteins:
- the LOC102715839 gene encoding uncharacterized protein LOC102715839: MPPARRRRRRAAEAEDEAEAVPSSAADLLALAATLVPDAAAAAAAAASLRDPPHLKHVVHSLPGSHPALLSLPEALASPLSGGGGSGPGCPPAPRAAAVLLHLLLTHPSHPPRWDDLLPALALLHDRLAQLATDDPPLAALAVACFELAWRAAAPGREALVAQTLPYLFAEALTCGGPSARPVLRRLFALRDALPLLDYDDDSISDFKMLLLRCFVSPLFLKAEEGRKLLALVLGVSEVLAREGLELIRAQVGMTGVRRAALVVYGEVVFRAWKDGGWVRGEVGEAFLQGMLEGAVHARSKELAKAARKLLCAFVDKRTVAGVEKIVFQLAEPVLFRSLQVANSNVRHNTLHLLLDLFPLEDPDVTKDVNDPLLEKQYFLLDKLLMDDCPEIRTVAVEGLCRILNQFWEVIPSLTISKFLSKIVDDMSKDSCNEVRLSTLNGLIYLLENPQSHEILKVLLPRLSDMVSDPTLSVRSAAVDLLLAIRDIRSFQYNKVVGLGTLLSSLSDDHPRVAQKITKLLIPSYFPTKLSLQDACARCIALIKRSPTAGARFCEFALSEGSPPRFLVELIKVCITLALSPTGMNSEQTDGLVIASANLIKSLSDDQSSLASLREFFTKAKLKLLLKTVVSEGAQSALLSMAPVVSPDDLSALHDECMNIIMNAVGISKQEGCQEAVLAAHKLVFSSGWSDEMFEALTNMLQSKASCFAEIYGIELPMHPVASLKRKKGKSLKKTPAKSGNDIGKGSCNSFTLDIEDFGVVAGASWQINDILKDEEKRVAFLQSSYSDVAFSSLKVISQVYIEQCLHFDSFDAAPLLAYLSLAAHGALQEVDQTDNSFSESVTVNHSLDHLLNCFDKLLNESVTGSTNSSKLKQNKKSARQKHHRRGVPEGNAVRGIVNVCMLGTAILKFIVDTTTIKLISDNKVGCLNFASSFTKYASSAIKMHQEQSSSFKGDDLKEILMLIRSSFTYAAKLLHLVLANSTESQSPPEEAFFLANNLLDLVPSVDSASGSKFALSLISIVKQWLPVLILGIGCRWLIGPQAEANMRDMGESDLPLWMTVLAENELLDAEEPRQDDQTEQASKNSQPSKKLAEMMVILLKKGSPRILDSVAGVFLSNLKLALQRSEYGVVLGLTRFVCVRLLGSDSSASEKLHLAHDSLRENFFEIDKHAGDDLVDEQSGQRLESAKALIRSILSDI; the protein is encoded by the exons atgccgcccgcgcgccgccgccgccgccgcgccgccgaggcggaAGACGAGGCTGAGGCCgtgccgtcctccgccgccgacctcctcgccctcgccgccaccctcgtccccgatgccgccgccgccgccgccgccgccgcgtcgcttAGGGACCCTCCCCACCTCAAGCACGTCGTCCACTCCCTCCCTGGCTCCCACCccgccctcctctccctcccggaGGCCCTAGCGTCGCcgctctccggcggcggcggatccggACCCGGGTGTCCACCggccccgcgcgccgccgccgtgctcctccacctcctcctaaCCCACCCGTCCCACCCGCCGCGCTGGGAcgacctcctccccgcgctcGCGCTCCTCCACGACCGCCTCGCGCAGCTCGCCACCGACGacccgcccctcgccgcgctggCGGTCGCGTGCTTCGAGCTCGCGTGgcgggccgccgcgccggggcGAGAGGCACTCGTCGCGCAGACCCTGCCCTACCTCTTCGCCGAGGCTCTCACGTGCGGCGGCCCCAGCGCGAGgcccgtcctccgccgcctcttcGCGCTCCGCGacgcgctgccgctgctcgactacgacgacgacagcatcTCCGATTTCAAGATGCTCCTGCTGCGCTGCTTCGTGTCGCCGCTCTTCCTCAAGGCCGAAGAAGGCAGGAAGCTCCTGGCGCTCGTGCTCGGCGTCAGCGAGGTGCTCGCCAGGGAGGGGCTGGAGCTTATCAGAGCGCAGGTGGGGATGACGGGAGTGAGGCGGGCGGCGCTGGTGGTCTACGGGGAGGTCGTCTTCAGGGCGTGGAAGGACGGTGGGTGGGTGAGGGGGGAAGTTGGGGAGGCGTTCCTCCAGGGGATGCTGGAGGGGGCCGTGCACGCCAGGAGCAAGGAGCTTGCCAAGGCAGCCAGAAAGCTTCTGTGTGCGTTCGTGGACAAGAGAACGGTAGCTGGTGTTGAAAAAATAGTCTTTCAGCTTGCCGAGCCTGTGCTCTTCCGGTCATTGCAG GTTGCGAACTCCAATGTACGGCATAATACTTTGCATCTTCTACTAGATTTGTTCCCCCTTGAAGACCCGGATGTGACAAAGGATGTCAATGATCCTCTACTAGAGAAGCAATACTTCTTGCTAGACAAACTTCTCATGGATGATTGTCCAGAAATACGAACAGTCGCAGTTGAAGGACTCTGTCGTATTCTGAACCAGTTTTGGGAAGTTATTCCTTCCCTaactatttcaaaatttttaagtaaaatagTTGATGACATGTCAAAAGATTCTTGCAATGAGGTTCGGCTGTCAACTCTGAATGGTCTGATATACTTGCTTGAAAATCCACAAAGTCATGAAATACTGAAAGTTCTACTTCCAAGATTAAGTGACATGGTCTCTGATCCTACTTTATCGGTCAGATCTGCTGCAGTAGATCTTCTTTTAGCTATCCGTGATATTCGATCTTTCCAGTATAATAAG GTTGTTGGATTGGGTACTTTGCTATCTTCACTCTCAGATGACCACCCTCGTGTTGCACAGAAAATCACAAAGCTTCTCATCCCTTCTTATTTTCCAACAAAATTGTCTTTGCAAGATGCATGTGCTCGCTGCATTGCACTGATAAAGAGGTCGCCCACAGCTGGGGCAAGGTTTTGTGAATTTGCTTTGTCTGAAGGTTCTCCTCCAAGATTTCTTGTTGAACTGATCAAAGTCTGTATTACTCTGGCACTGTCACCGACAGGAATGAACTCGGAACAGACTGATGGGCTTGTAATTGCTTCAGCGAATCTAATTAAAAGCTTGTCTGATGATCAATCTAGTTTAGCTTCCTTAAGAGAATTCTTTACAAAGGCAAAGTTGAAGCTACTCTTAAAAACTGTAGTTTCTGAGGGAGCCCAGTCTGCACTCCTTAGTATGGCTCCAGTTGTATCACCTGATGATTTATCTGCTTTGCATGACGAATGTATGAATATAATCATGAATGCTGTTGGGATTTCCAAGCAGGAAGGTTGTCAAGAAGCAGTTCTAGCAGCACATAAGTTGGTTTTCTCAAGTGGCTGGTCTGACGAAATGTTTGAAGCGTTGACAAATATGCTGCAATCTAAAGCATCTTGTTTTGCTGAGATATATGGAATTGAACTTCCTATGCATCCTGTTGCATCTTTGAAGAGGAAGAAAGGAAAATCACTTAAGAAAACACCAGCAAAGTCTGGTAATGATATTGGAAAAGGGTCATGCAATTCATTCACATTGGATATTGAAGACTTTGGTGTTGTTGCAGGGGCATCATGGCAGATTAATGACATACTAAAAGATGAAGAAAAGAGAGTTGCCTTTCTACAATCTTCTTATTCAGATGTTGCATTTTCATCCCTGAAGGTCATTTCTCAAGTGTACATTGAGCAGTGCCTGCACTTTGATTCTTTTGACGCCGCACCTCTTTTGGCTTATTTGAGTTTGGCTGCACATGGTGCTCTTCAGGAGGTTGACCAAACTGATAATAGCTTCTCTGAG TCAGTAACTGTCAATCACTCACTGGATCATCTGCTGAATTGTTTTGACAAACTTCTAAATGAATCTGTTACTGGTTCCACCAATTCATCAAAGTTAAAGCAGAATAAGAAATCTGCAAGACAGAAACACCATCGTCGTGGAGTTCCTGAAG GGAATGCAGTGAGAGGAATAGTTAATGTATGCATGCTTGGCACTGCAATTCTCAAGTTTATTGTTGACACGACAACGATCAAGCTGATCAGTGATAATAAAGTAGGATGTCTTAATTTTGCATCGTCCTTCACGAAATATGCATCATCAGCCATAAAAATGCATCAGGAGCAGAGCTCATCTTTCAAAGGGGATGATCTGAAAGAAATATTGATGCTTATACGGAGTTCATTCACATATGCAGCCAAGCTGCTTCACTTGGTTCTAGCAAACTCCACTGAGTCACAGAGTCCCCCAGAGGAAGCCTTCTTTCTTGCCAATAATCTTCTTGATCTTGTTCCCTCAGTTGATTCTGCTTCAGGCTCTAAATTTGCCCTCAGTTTGATTTCCATTGTGAAGCAGTGGCTACCGGTTCTCATATTGGGTATTGGATGCCGCTGGTTAATTGGACCGCAGGCTGAGGCTAACATGCGTGACATGGGTGAGTCTGACCTGCCACTATGGATGACTGTACTGGCCGAGAATGAGCTGCTTGATGCTGAAGAACCGAGACAGGATGATCAAACTGAGCAGGCAAGTAAGAACTCACAGCCGTCCAAAAAACTAGCAGAAATGATGGTAATTCTTCTAAAGAAAGGAAGCCCAAGAATTCTTGATTCTGTGGCTGGCGTCTTCCTGTCCAACCTCAAGCTGGCGCTACAGAGATCGGAGTACGGCGTTGTTTTGGGCCTGACACGCTTTGTCTGTGTCAGGTTGCTTGGGAGCGACTCGTCGGCCTCAGAGAAGCTGCACCTTGCTCATGATTCTCTCCGTGAAAATTTCTTTGAGATTGACAAGCATGCCGGGGATGATCTAGTCGACGAGCAGTCGGGGCAACGACTGGAGAGTGCCAAAGCTTTGATAAGATCAATTCTCTCTGACATCTGA